The genomic region GCGGCCACGGCCGACCTTCAATTGCGCGAGCTCCGAGAGCGGGGCGATGGCGCCGTCGGCGGTGAAGAGCGGGATGTCGCGGAGCTTGTCCATGCTGTTGCGGAACGCCTCGGCGAAGCGCACCGACACGCCCTCGTGGCGCTCGCCTTCCCAGAGGTCGGTGGCCACCTTGCCGCCCACGGCGGTCTCCACGGCCTCCTGCACGTCGCTCACGTTGAGGCCGTAGCGGCTGATCTTGTCTCGGTCGACCTCGATCTGGACCTGCGGCAGCGTGCCCGCCTGGAGCACCTGCAAGTCCGCGACGCCGGGCGTGCTCTCGATGGCCTTGCGGATCTCTTCACTCTTCTGCGCGAGGACCTCGAGGTCGTCGCCGAAGAGCTTGATGGCGATGGCGCCCTTGATGCCGGAGATCGACTCCTCGACGTTGTCCTTGATGGGCATCGAGAAGTTGAGGTCGATGCCCAGCGTGTTCTCGTTGAGCTTCGCGTTCATCTTCTCGATGAGCGTGTCCACGTCGTGCGCGGTGGTCCACTGGCCCATGGGCTTCAGGTCCACCAGCATCTCGAGGTTGTTCACGGCCTTGGCGTCGGTGCCGTCTTCCGGCCGGCCGAGCTGCGCGACGACCGTCTTCACCTCGGGGAAGCTGCGCAAGAGCGCCTCCACGCGCGGCACGGTGCGGTGCGCTTCCTCGAGGGAGATCTCGGGCGGCATGGTCGCCGTGACCCAGAGGATTCCCTCGTTGAGGTCGGGCAGGAACTCGCTGCCCACGCCGCGCACGAGGACCACCAGGCTGCCTGCGAGGACGACCACCGCGGCGATCACCGTCGGGATCTGGTGCCGCAGCACGAACGCCAGCGAGGGCCGGTAGAGGTTCTCCGCCCAGCGGACGACGGGCGACTCCTTGTGCTCCACGCGGTTCAGCATGAGCACGCAGAGCACGGGCACCAGCGTGAGCGAGAA from Deltaproteobacteria bacterium harbors:
- a CDS encoding efflux RND transporter permease subunit, which translates into the protein PLSLLSSFVYLHLRGMSANLLSMGAVDFGILVDGAVVIVENVFARMGHRKATDVPADVIQKATLEVAKPTLFSLAIIIVAYVPIFTLQRVEGRIFSPMANTVASALVGALLFSLTLVPVLCVLMLNRVEHKESPVVRWAENLYRPSLAFVLRHQIPTVIAAVVVLAGSLVVLVRGVGSEFLPDLNEGILWVTATMPPEISLEEAHRTVPRVEALLRSFPEVKTVVAQLGRPEDGTDAKAVNNLEMLVDLKPMGQWTTAHDVDTLIEKMNAKLNENTLGIDLNFSMPIKDNVEESISGIKGAIAIKLFGDDLEVLAQKSEEIRKAIESTPGVADLQVLQAGTLPQVQIEVDRDKISRYGLNVSDVQEAVETAVGGKVATDLWEGERHEGVSVRFAEAFRNSMDKLRDIPLFTADGAIAPLSELAQLKVGRGRAAINREANQRFVGIKCNVRGRDMGSFVADAQARVKKSVQLPEGYSLTWGGEFENQQRAMHRLSIV